The DNA region AAGGTCGTCGATAAGTCGGATGCTCCCCTGAAGGGCGCCGTGGTCTATCTGAAGGATGACCACACGCTCTCGGTCATGAGCAAGATTACAGACGCTCAGGGCGAGTATCGCTTCGGCCAGCTCTCGCAAAATACAGATTACGAACTGTGGGCCGAGAGCAATGGAAAGAAGAGTAAAACCAAAAACATCAGCTCCTTCGAGAGCAGAAATGCCTTTCACTTCAATCTGAAAGTGGACTGAACAGGCTAACGACGGCGCTTTTCCCATTCGTCTTCGA from Edaphobacter paludis includes:
- a CDS encoding carboxypeptidase-like regulatory domain-containing protein; this translates as MQRTIDGKVVDKSDAPLKGAVVYLKDDHTLSVMSKITDAQGEYRFGQLSQNTDYELWAESNGKKSKTKNISSFESRNAFHFNLKVD